The sequence AATCCAAACAGGTGATGCAATAGCTAAAAGACTTTTATCTTTAAGTGAAGAAAACGGTCACCAAAATATTGGAGATTTAAAAGTAACTGTTTTACATACAGGATTAATAAATTTAGATATGATAGAAAACATTTTAGAAAATAAAAATATTGAAATTAGGAAATGCGAAATATGAATAAAGAAAATTTAGAAGACAGAGTTCTAGCCCTAAAATATAGACCAAAAAGATTTGAAGATTTAATAGGACAAAGTACAATATCACAAACTCTATCTTTAGCTCTTGATTCAAATAGATTATCTCATGCTTACCTTTTTTCAGGTCTAAGAGGAAGTGGGAAAACTTCAACAGCAAGAATAATGGCAAAAGCTTTATTATGTTCACAAGGACCAACAAGTAAACCTTGTGATATTTGTGATAATTGTAAAAGTGCAAATGCATCTAAACATCTTGATATTATAGAAATGGATGCCGCAAGTAACAGAGGAATCGATGATATTAAAGACTTGATTGAACATACAAAATATAAACCAAGTTCTGCACGATTTAAAGTTTTTATAATCGATGAAGTTCATATGCTTACAACTCAAGCTTTTAATGCTTTATTAAAAACTTTAGAAGAACCTCCAGGATTTGTAAAATTTATACTTGCGACAACTGATCCATTAAAACTTCCAGCTACAATTTTAAGTAGAACTCAACATTTTAGATTTAATAAAATTGCTCAAAGTGATGTAGTTCATCATCTTTCATACATTTTAAATAAAGAAAATATTGATTTTGAACAAAATGCTTTAGAAATTTTAGCAAGAAGTGGTCAAGGAAGTTTAAGAGATACATTAACTCTTTTAGACCAAGCTATAATCTTTTCAAAAGGGAAAGTAAACACAACAAGTGTTGTTGATATGTTAGGATTAATTGATCCTAAAATGATGGATAATATTTTCTCTATGATTTTAAATAAAGAAGATATCACAAAATTAGTTAAAGAGTTAGAAGTTTATGAAGTTTCGCAAATTTGTGATGAAATGACAATCTATTTAAAAGATAAAATGTTATCTCGTGATAATAAATTTGATTTACTTTTATTTGATAGATTCTTTAGAATTTTAAGTGATGCAAAACAATTACTTGCAATAAATAGTGATGGTACTTTTGTTCTTATTTTAACTTTTATGAAAATGATTGAAGCTACAAATCTAAGAACAATTGATGATATTATAAATCAGGTTGAAAAAATAGAACCTAAAAAAGAGTTGATTAGTGAAAAAACTACTCCTACAATTGAAAATAGTTCTGTTAAAAATCCTGAAATACCACAAAAAGAAGTAGTTAAAGAAAAAGTAAATACTTTAATTGTTGAAGAAGAGACAAAAATAGAAGAGGTAACTGCTTTAGATGAAGTTCTAATTCAAACAAATAATATTGTAGATTTAGGAATTACAAATTCAATAGAAACTATAAATTATTCAACACCATTTGATGAATTACCAATAGTAAAACCAATTGAAAATCAAAAAGAAGAAAAGATTGAAGAGATAAAAGAACTAGAAATTGAACATATCTCTTTTGAAAATGAAGTATCTTTTAACCCAACACAAGAAGTTGAAATAATTCCATTAGAAGATGAATCTGATAAATTTTTAGATTTATACAATCAACTAACTGCAAAAGTTTACGATAGAGATTACTCTTTAGGTGAATGTTTTGAAAAAAACTTTATATTCAATGGCTTTAGTGATGATAAATTACATATAATTTCTTATGCACAAGATGAAGATAGAAAACTTTTATTTAAATACTTTGGACTTATAAAAGCTTTTGCACAAGATATTTTCGGTTCAAATGTTGAATTAGATTTCAAAAAGGAAGAAGCCACCATACTAGATGAGAAACCTCTTGTTAGTGAGAATATTGAAGAGACTTCTTCAATGATTGAAGATATAGAATTAGGTTCTGGTTGTGTTGCTGATATAACAAAAAGTTCTGTTATAACACCTTCTCAAAAAGAGTTACAAATAAATGATATTTTAAACTCAAAAATGGTTGATAAAGCCAAAGAGTTATTTGATATCAAAAAAATTACAGTAAAAACAAGAAGTTAAAATATTAACTTTCGATTAAATAAAAATAGATAAACTACTAAAAATTTTATAAGGAATTAAAATGAATTTTACAAAAATATTGTCTTTAAGTGTTATTTTAAGTGCAACATTATTTGCAAATGATAATACAGTTATTGATTTTGAGAAAAAAAGAGTTGCCCAAAATCCAAATGTAAAAGTAAAAGATGTAAAAGTTAATGTAAAAAAAGATTTACCTCTTGCTGGTTGGAATGGTTATATTTTAGATGTTGAAGCAATTGTTCAAGAAAAATCTCTAAAAGTAAAAGATATTTTATTTAGCAATGGTGATTATATTGCTTTAGATTTAATTGACGCAAAAACTGGTAAATCTTTAAAAGATTTAGTAACTCCAAATCTAACTTCAAACTATTATGATAAAACAAAATTAATTGCAGGAAATCATAATGCAAAAGACAAAATAGTAGTTTTTTCTGATCCTCTTTGTCCATTTTGTATGGAATATATCCCTGAAGTTATAAATTATGTAAATAAAAATAGTGATAGCATTGCTTTATATTATTATGCTTTTCCTTTAGTTCAAATTCATCCTGCATCTGAAGCTCTTTCAAAAATCATTGAAGTTGCAAAAAATAAAGGTATTAAAAATATTGAATTAAAAGCCTATGAGACTGATTGGGAAGCATATTTTTCTCCTAAAGAAAATGATGAGAAAAAAATACTTGAAGCTTTCAACAAAGAGTTAAAAACAAATATAAAACTTGAAGAAATCGCTTCAAAAGATATAAATGAAAAACTTTCAAAAGATATGTCTATGGGTGAAGATGTTATGGTAACAGGAACACCAACAATTTTTGTAAATGGTGCAAAAGATACAACTAGAGAACTTTATAAAACATTAGGCAAAAAATAAATCTAAGAGGATAATATGGAAAAATTAGTAATAGCAACAAGAAGAAGCCAACTTGCACTTTGGCAAAGTGAATATGTAAAAGCAAGACTTTTAGAACATTATCCAAATATGCAAATAGAACTTCAAGAATTTGTAACAAAAGGGGATAAAATTTTAGATGTTCCTTTGGCAAAAATTGGAGGAAAAGGACTTTTTACAAAAGAACTTGAAGTTGCAATGCTTGAAGGAAGTGCACATCTTGCAGTTCACTCTTTAAAAGATGTACCAACTCAATTTGAAGATGGTTTAATGCTTGCTGCTGTTACTAAAAGATTTGATCCAAGAGATGCTTTTTTAAGTAATAAATATACTTCATTAGAAGAGTTACCAAAAGGTGCAATAGTTGGAACAACAAGTTTAAGACGAAGAATGGCATTAAAAATTTTAAGACCAGATATTGAACTTAAAGACTTAAGAGGAAATATCAATACAAGAATTTCAAAACTAAATGCAGGTGAATATGATGCAATAATACTTGCAGCAACAGGTATTCAAAAACTTGAAATTGAAAATGAAGTAAAATATTTCTCTCCAATTTCAACTGATATTATGATTCCATCAATGGGACAAGCAACACTAGGAATTGAAACAACAAATGATCCAAAAATATTAGAAATACTAAAAGTTCTAAACGATAACAATGCCCACATTGAATCAACAATTGAAAGAAGTTTTGTTGATACTTTACAAGGTGGTTGTCAAGTTCCAATTGGCGTAAAAGCTACTATTTTAGATGAAAATTCAATAAGAGTTCAAGCAATAGTTGGAATGCCAGATGGTAGTGAATATATAAGTGAAGATATAACTGCTGATATTGAAGATTATAAAACTATTGGACAAAATTTAGCTCAAATTTTTATTGATCAAGGTGCAAAAGATTTATTAGAAAAAGCAGAAAAAGTAGCTTTTAAATAAAACTTAACTAGTGCAAAATTTATCATGAGCTTAAATACTATTATTTCAAATTTTTTAAAAAAACTTTTAGGCTCTGCACTAGAGTATAAATTTTCTTCATTTTTTATCTTTTTATTTTCTATTGCTTCTATCTTATTAGTAGATAAAAATTTTTACTATGGTTCTAAAGAATATATCTATCTTATAAATGTAATTTATGCTTCATCAGTTGGATTTTTACTAACATTAGTTGCATATTTTAGTAAGAAAAAAAAGATTTTATTAGCTATTTCTTTATTTTTAACAGGTTTATATTTTTATTATTTACCTTTTAATGAAGATTATTCAACTGTTATTTTCTTTGCAAAATATATTTGTGTAATAGCTATTTGTATATCATTACTTTTATATATTCCATTTCATAATGAACAAAAAGATAATCAAAGGTTTTTGAATTGGGCTATAAATATTATAGAATCAATTGTAATAAGTTCTATTTTCGGAATTATTTTATTTGTATCTTTGTATATTGCAATTACTTCAATTGTTATACTATTTGATTTAAGAATAGAAAAATTTATATATGCTCAATATTTAGCGATTATTGTTTTTGGTGTTTTTTGTACACACTACTTTTTATTATCACTTAATAAAAATCCACAAACTTCAGAGTTAAACTTAACTTTTTACAATAAAATAGGAAACTTTTTTAGTAAATACATTTTGACAACAATAGTTGTAATATACTCTTTGATTTTATTAGGTTATATCATCAAAATACTATTTCTTCAAGAGTGGCCAAATGGTGTAGTTGTTTGGTTATCACTTACATTTGCTATTTTTTCTCTACTTACTTACATATTTTGGACACCTTATGAAAATAAATATAAAAAACTTTTAATCTTTGTAGCTCTTATTCAACTATCTTTACTTTTTGTAGCTATTTATATGAGAATAACTCAATATGGTTGGAGTACAAATAGATATATGATTGTATTAACTGCAATTTGGTTAGTTGCAGCATTTGTATATATATTAATTTACAAAAAATATAGATATGATCATATATTTCTAGCTTTTGCTTTAATGCTATTTATAAGTCAATATGGCTATAAAATAAATAGCTATTATGTAAATGACATAGCTCAACTAAATAGATTAACTCAACTAATTTCACAAAATAGTGAGTTATCAAATAAAACAGATAAAACTATTAGATGTGATATTTCTAGCGCTATTGATTCATTATATACACATCGTAATATAGAATTTCTAAATCAAGCAATGCCAAATATTTATGATAAATATAAACATATAAAAGATAAAGAATATTCAAATAGATATTATAGTTTTCCAAACTATGCTACAGAAAAATTAGGATTCAAATATTTATCAAATTGGGAATGCGGGAAAAATCAAACTGCATATCAAAATGATAATATATACATTTACAGTAACAATACAACAGATATAATAGATGTATCTGGATATGATGTAATGAATAGAAATGCTTTGACAATTTTTCATGAAAATAGTAAATATACAATCAAAATTCCTACAAAAGATAATTTAAGTTTTAGTGAATTTGATATGTCAGATTTTATAAATAAATTTAAAAAATCTGATACAAATGAA is a genomic window of Arcobacter lacus containing:
- a CDS encoding DsbA family protein, with protein sequence MNFTKILSLSVILSATLFANDNTVIDFEKKRVAQNPNVKVKDVKVNVKKDLPLAGWNGYILDVEAIVQEKSLKVKDILFSNGDYIALDLIDAKTGKSLKDLVTPNLTSNYYDKTKLIAGNHNAKDKIVVFSDPLCPFCMEYIPEVINYVNKNSDSIALYYYAFPLVQIHPASEALSKIIEVAKNKGIKNIELKAYETDWEAYFSPKENDEKKILEAFNKELKTNIKLEEIASKDINEKLSKDMSMGEDVMVTGTPTIFVNGAKDTTRELYKTLGKK
- the hemC gene encoding hydroxymethylbilane synthase, whose translation is MEKLVIATRRSQLALWQSEYVKARLLEHYPNMQIELQEFVTKGDKILDVPLAKIGGKGLFTKELEVAMLEGSAHLAVHSLKDVPTQFEDGLMLAAVTKRFDPRDAFLSNKYTSLEELPKGAIVGTTSLRRRMALKILRPDIELKDLRGNINTRISKLNAGEYDAIILAATGIQKLEIENEVKYFSPISTDIMIPSMGQATLGIETTNDPKILEILKVLNDNNAHIESTIERSFVDTLQGGCQVPIGVKATILDENSIRVQAIVGMPDGSEYISEDITADIEDYKTIGQNLAQIFIDQGAKDLLEKAEKVAFK
- a CDS encoding DUF4153 domain-containing protein; the encoded protein is MSLNTIISNFLKKLLGSALEYKFSSFFIFLFSIASILLVDKNFYYGSKEYIYLINVIYASSVGFLLTLVAYFSKKKKILLAISLFLTGLYFYYLPFNEDYSTVIFFAKYICVIAICISLLLYIPFHNEQKDNQRFLNWAINIIESIVISSIFGIILFVSLYIAITSIVILFDLRIEKFIYAQYLAIIVFGVFCTHYFLLSLNKNPQTSELNLTFYNKIGNFFSKYILTTIVVIYSLILLGYIIKILFLQEWPNGVVVWLSLTFAIFSLLTYIFWTPYENKYKKLLIFVALIQLSLLFVAIYMRITQYGWSTNRYMIVLTAIWLVAAFVYILIYKKYRYDHIFLAFALMLFISQYGYKINSYYVNDIAQLNRLTQLISQNSELSNKTDKTIRCDISSAIDSLYTHRNIEFLNQAMPNIYDKYKHIKDKEYSNRYYSFPNYATEKLGFKYLSNWECGKNQTAYQNDNIYIYSNNTTDIIDVSGYDVMNRNALTIFHENSKYTIKIPTKDNLSFSEFDMSDFINKFKKSDTNESKSVKYNENDMTFIAQDKNMKIKLFFYSMSISELSGDVVYPSTYILIKYLK
- a CDS encoding DNA polymerase III subunit gamma/tau yields the protein MNKENLEDRVLALKYRPKRFEDLIGQSTISQTLSLALDSNRLSHAYLFSGLRGSGKTSTARIMAKALLCSQGPTSKPCDICDNCKSANASKHLDIIEMDAASNRGIDDIKDLIEHTKYKPSSARFKVFIIDEVHMLTTQAFNALLKTLEEPPGFVKFILATTDPLKLPATILSRTQHFRFNKIAQSDVVHHLSYILNKENIDFEQNALEILARSGQGSLRDTLTLLDQAIIFSKGKVNTTSVVDMLGLIDPKMMDNIFSMILNKEDITKLVKELEVYEVSQICDEMTIYLKDKMLSRDNKFDLLLFDRFFRILSDAKQLLAINSDGTFVLILTFMKMIEATNLRTIDDIINQVEKIEPKKELISEKTTPTIENSSVKNPEIPQKEVVKEKVNTLIVEEETKIEEVTALDEVLIQTNNIVDLGITNSIETINYSTPFDELPIVKPIENQKEEKIEEIKELEIEHISFENEVSFNPTQEVEIIPLEDESDKFLDLYNQLTAKVYDRDYSLGECFEKNFIFNGFSDDKLHIISYAQDEDRKLLFKYFGLIKAFAQDIFGSNVELDFKKEEATILDEKPLVSENIEETSSMIEDIELGSGCVADITKSSVITPSQKELQINDILNSKMVDKAKELFDIKKITVKTRS